The Streptomyces sp. NBC_00162 genome window below encodes:
- a CDS encoding universal stress protein, with translation MAGHEFSEPADRKRKRVADPASAADLRAVEQTRLPCDPAFRHGVVVGFDGSTSSERALAYAIGMARRSGSGLIIVHVANRLPTTVWAGCEPPVFVDVPDHRTEVLGLELACADYLAEVPWILVERGGDICHELEEVGREYSADAIVVGSTHGIVGRIFGSVAGRLAKRAQRPVVVIP, from the coding sequence ATGGCCGGTCACGAATTCTCCGAACCCGCGGACCGCAAGCGCAAACGTGTCGCCGACCCTGCGTCGGCCGCCGATCTGCGCGCGGTGGAACAGACACGCCTACCCTGCGATCCGGCCTTCCGGCACGGGGTCGTTGTGGGATTCGACGGATCCACGTCCAGTGAGCGCGCGCTCGCGTACGCGATCGGCATGGCCCGTCGCTCCGGCTCCGGTCTGATCATCGTCCATGTCGCCAACCGGCTGCCCACCACCGTCTGGGCCGGCTGTGAGCCTCCCGTCTTCGTGGACGTGCCGGACCACCGCACCGAGGTGCTCGGGCTGGAGCTCGCCTGCGCGGACTATCTGGCCGAGGTGCCCTGGATCCTGGTCGAGCGCGGCGGGGACATCTGCCACGAGCTGGAGGAGGTCGGCCGGGAGTATTCGGCCGACGCCATCGTGGTCGGCTCCACGCACGGGATCGTGGGCCGGATCTTCGGGTCCGTGGCGGGCCGGCTGGCCAAGCGCGCACAGCGACCGGTCGTTGTCATTCCGTGA
- the glmS gene encoding glutamine--fructose-6-phosphate transaminase (isomerizing) produces MCGIVGYIGKRDVAPLLLEGLQRLEYRGYDSAGIVVNSPKAAALKVVKAKGRVRELESRVPKRFAGTTGIAHTRWATHGAPSDINSHPHLDAENKVAVVHNGIVDNASELRAKLEAEGVVFVSETDTEVIVHLIARSLADSLEEKVREAVKAIEGTYGIAVMHADFADRIVVARNGSPVVLGIGEKEMFVASDVAALVAHTRQVVTLDDGEMATLKADDFRTYTTSGATTTATPETVEWEAASYDMGGHDTYMHKEISEQPDAVDRVLRGRIDDRFNTVHLGGLNLDPREARGIRRVKILGCGTSYHAGLIGAGLIEGMARIPADAEPASEFRYRNPVVDPDTLYIAVSQSGETYDVLAAVQELKRKGARVLGVVNVVGSAIAREADGGVYVHAGPEVCVVSTKCFTNTVVAFALLAVHLGRIRDLSVTDGKRIIEGLRKLPAQIQEILDGEDDIKKLAAEFAEAKSMMFIGRVRGYPVALEASLKLKEISYIHAEAYPASELKHGPLALIEPSLPTVAIVPDDDLLEKNRAALEEIKARSGRILAVAHREQEKADHTIVVPKNEDELDPILMGIPLQLLAYHTALAMGRDIDKPRNLAKSVTVE; encoded by the coding sequence ATGTGCGGAATCGTCGGTTACATCGGCAAGCGTGACGTTGCACCACTGCTGCTGGAAGGCCTGCAGCGCCTCGAGTACCGCGGATACGACTCCGCGGGCATCGTCGTCAACAGCCCGAAGGCCGCGGCCCTGAAGGTCGTCAAGGCCAAGGGCCGGGTCCGCGAGCTGGAGTCCCGCGTCCCCAAGCGCTTCGCCGGCACCACCGGCATCGCCCACACCCGCTGGGCCACGCACGGCGCCCCGAGCGACATCAACTCCCACCCCCACCTCGACGCCGAGAACAAGGTGGCCGTCGTCCACAACGGCATCGTCGACAACGCCTCCGAGCTGCGCGCCAAGCTCGAGGCCGAGGGCGTCGTCTTCGTCTCGGAGACCGACACCGAGGTGATCGTCCACCTGATCGCCCGCTCCCTGGCCGACTCCCTCGAGGAGAAGGTCCGCGAGGCCGTCAAGGCGATCGAGGGCACCTACGGCATCGCCGTCATGCACGCCGACTTCGCCGACCGCATCGTCGTCGCCCGCAACGGCTCCCCCGTCGTCCTGGGCATCGGCGAGAAGGAGATGTTCGTCGCCTCGGACGTCGCCGCCCTGGTCGCCCACACCCGCCAGGTCGTCACCCTCGACGACGGCGAGATGGCCACCCTGAAGGCCGACGACTTCCGCACCTACACCACCAGCGGTGCCACCACCACCGCCACCCCGGAGACCGTGGAGTGGGAGGCCGCCTCCTACGACATGGGCGGTCACGACACCTACATGCACAAGGAGATCTCCGAGCAGCCCGACGCGGTCGACCGCGTGCTGCGCGGCCGGATCGACGACCGTTTCAACACGGTGCACCTGGGCGGCCTGAACCTGGACCCGCGCGAGGCGCGCGGCATCCGCCGGGTCAAGATCCTGGGCTGCGGCACCTCCTACCACGCGGGCCTCATCGGCGCCGGCCTCATCGAGGGCATGGCCCGGATCCCCGCGGACGCCGAGCCGGCCTCCGAGTTCCGCTACCGCAACCCGGTCGTGGACCCCGACACCCTCTACATCGCGGTGTCCCAGTCCGGTGAGACGTACGACGTGCTCGCGGCGGTGCAGGAGCTCAAGCGCAAGGGCGCCCGCGTCCTCGGCGTGGTCAACGTGGTCGGCTCCGCGATCGCCCGCGAGGCGGACGGCGGCGTGTACGTGCACGCCGGCCCCGAGGTCTGCGTCGTCTCCACCAAGTGCTTCACCAACACGGTCGTCGCCTTCGCGCTGCTGGCCGTGCACCTGGGCCGCATCCGGGACCTTTCGGTCACCGACGGCAAGCGGATCATCGAGGGCCTGCGCAAGCTGCCCGCGCAGATCCAGGAGATCCTCGACGGCGAGGACGACATCAAGAAGCTGGCGGCCGAGTTCGCCGAGGCCAAGTCGATGATGTTCATCGGCCGGGTGCGCGGTTACCCGGTGGCCCTGGAGGCCTCCCTCAAGCTGAAGGAGATCTCCTACATCCACGCCGAGGCCTACCCGGCCTCCGAGCTCAAGCACGGTCCGCTGGCGCTGATCGAGCCCTCGCTGCCGACCGTCGCGATCGTCCCGGACGACGACCTGCTGGAGAAGAACCGCGCGGCGCTCGAGGAGATCAAGGCGCGCAGCGGCCGGATCCTGGCGGTCGCGCACCGCGAGCAGGAGAAGGCGGACCACACCATCGTGGTCCCCAAGAACGAGGACGAGCTGGACCCGATCCTGATGGGCATCCCGCTCCAGCTGCTGGCGTACCACACGGCCCTGGCCATGGGCCGGGACATCGACAAGCCGCGCAACCTGGCGAAGTCGGTCACGGTCGAGTAG
- a CDS encoding GNAT family N-acetyltransferase: MSTTGSTTEILYSRTDAALGTFAVRPLDPFADAELLHGWVTHPKASFWMMQDASLPDVEREYMKIAAAEHHQAFIGLHEGRPAFLMETYDPARLELVGLYEAQPGDVGMHFLVAPSEQPLHGFTRAVITTVMAAVFADPESQRVVVEPDVRNTAVHALNEAVGFVPDGPVTKPEKEALLSFCTRAQFESATGLIKELSI; the protein is encoded by the coding sequence ATGAGCACCACCGGCTCCACCACCGAGATCCTGTACTCCCGCACCGACGCGGCCCTCGGCACCTTCGCCGTCCGCCCGCTGGACCCCTTCGCCGACGCGGAGCTCCTGCACGGCTGGGTCACGCACCCCAAGGCCTCGTTCTGGATGATGCAGGACGCCTCGCTGCCGGACGTCGAGCGCGAGTACATGAAGATCGCCGCGGCCGAGCACCACCAGGCCTTCATCGGCCTCCACGAGGGCCGTCCCGCCTTCCTGATGGAGACGTACGACCCGGCCCGCCTGGAGCTCGTCGGCCTGTACGAGGCCCAGCCCGGCGATGTCGGCATGCACTTCCTCGTCGCGCCGAGCGAGCAGCCGCTGCACGGGTTCACCCGCGCGGTCATCACCACCGTCATGGCGGCCGTGTTCGCCGACCCGGAGTCGCAGCGCGTCGTGGTCGAGCCCGACGTCCGCAACACCGCCGTCCACGCCCTGAACGAGGCGGTCGGCTTCGTGCCCGACGGTCCGGTCACCAAGCCGGAGAAGGAAGCCCTCCTCAGCTTCTGCACCCGCGCCCAGTTCGAGTCGGCCACCGGCCTCATCAAGGAGCTCTCGATATGA
- a CDS encoding helix-turn-helix domain-containing protein, whose product MSQDSTAVVADAGRKLAGRRRREIVAVLLFSGGPIFESSIPLSVFGIDRQDAGVPRYRLLVCAGEDGPLRTTGGLELTAPYGLEAIARAGTVVVPAWRSITSPPPPEALDALRLAHEEGARIVGLCTGAFVLAAAGLLDGRPATTHWMYAPTLAKRYPSVHVDPRELFVDDGDVLTSAGTAAGIDLCLHIVRTDHGSEAAGALARRLVVPPRRTGGQERYLDRSLPEEIGADPLAEVVAWALEHLHEQFDVETLAARAYMSRRTFDRRFRSLTGSAPLQWLITQRVLQAQRLLETSDYSVDEVAGRCGFRSPVALRGHFRRQLGSSPAAYRSAYRARRPQADVAQVSQLQESPVPHQRTPQPQRAAAALAAAGPTVTELYAPGRVLREHA is encoded by the coding sequence ATGAGCCAGGATTCCACCGCCGTCGTCGCGGACGCCGGCAGGAAGCTCGCGGGGCGTCGCCGCAGGGAGATTGTCGCGGTGCTGCTCTTCAGCGGCGGACCGATCTTCGAGAGCTCCATTCCACTTTCCGTGTTCGGCATTGACCGGCAGGACGCGGGAGTTCCACGCTACCGATTGCTCGTGTGCGCCGGTGAGGACGGTCCGCTCAGGACCACCGGCGGACTCGAACTGACCGCGCCATACGGGTTGGAGGCGATCGCCCGGGCAGGCACGGTCGTCGTGCCCGCATGGCGTTCCATCACTTCACCACCCCCTCCGGAGGCGCTCGACGCACTGCGTCTGGCGCACGAGGAGGGAGCCCGGATCGTCGGACTGTGCACGGGAGCCTTCGTGCTCGCCGCCGCCGGTCTGCTGGACGGCCGGCCCGCGACGACGCACTGGATGTACGCGCCGACGCTGGCCAAGCGGTACCCGTCCGTCCATGTCGATCCGCGCGAGCTGTTCGTCGACGACGGAGACGTGCTCACGTCCGCGGGCACGGCGGCCGGAATCGACCTGTGCCTGCACATCGTGCGCACGGACCACGGCAGTGAGGCGGCCGGGGCCCTGGCCCGCAGGCTCGTCGTCCCGCCGCGCCGTACGGGCGGACAGGAGCGCTATCTCGACCGGTCGCTGCCGGAGGAGATCGGCGCCGACCCGCTGGCCGAGGTCGTCGCCTGGGCGCTGGAACACCTCCACGAGCAGTTCGACGTGGAGACCCTGGCGGCCCGCGCCTACATGAGCAGGCGCACCTTCGACCGCCGGTTCCGCTCGCTGACCGGCAGCGCGCCGCTCCAGTGGCTGATCACCCAGCGGGTGCTCCAGGCACAGCGGCTGCTGGAGACCTCCGACTACTCGGTCGACGAGGTCGCCGGTCGCTGCGGGTTCCGTTCGCCGGTCGCCCTGCGCGGGCACTTCCGGCGGCAGCTGGGGTCCTCCCCGGCCGCCTACCGCTCCGCCTACCGGGCACGACGGCCGCAGGCCGACGTGGCTCAGGTGTCCCAGCTCCAGGAGAGCCCGGTTCCGCACCAGCGCACTCCGCAGCCCCAGCGGGCGGCGGCGGCCCTGGCCGCGGCGGGCCCGACGGTGACGGAGCTGTACGCCCCCGGCCGGGTCCTGCGGGAACACGCGTAA
- a CDS encoding acetate uptake transporter produces the protein MDNGVSAGSTASTSTLGNIALGLTLLAFGIGHTGVIDGVTAANSVSLAMYVGGAALFLLGLLEYRGGNGFNGTAFAGLGVFWFTWAKGAGASVSDEAAGTFLVLFALLALTLTVAAASGLFSQGVYALLTLSLLLLAIGSFAGSDGLAKAGGWVAAVSGLLAWYGATAALAHWPMAVGKGSRRGAVAAG, from the coding sequence GTGGACAATGGTGTCTCTGCGGGAAGCACGGCCTCGACTTCGACCCTCGGGAACATCGCCCTGGGTCTCACCCTTCTCGCGTTCGGTATCGGCCACACCGGTGTCATCGACGGAGTGACCGCCGCCAATTCCGTGTCGCTCGCGATGTACGTCGGCGGCGCGGCCCTTTTCCTCCTCGGGCTCCTCGAGTACCGCGGCGGCAACGGGTTCAACGGCACCGCGTTCGCGGGCCTCGGCGTCTTCTGGTTCACCTGGGCCAAGGGGGCCGGGGCGTCGGTTTCCGACGAAGCCGCCGGAACGTTTCTGGTCCTCTTCGCCCTGCTCGCGCTGACCCTCACGGTCGCCGCGGCGAGCGGTCTGTTCAGCCAGGGCGTCTATGCCCTGCTGACCCTGTCCCTCCTCCTGTTGGCCATAGGCTCGTTCGCGGGCAGCGATGGCCTCGCCAAGGCCGGCGGCTGGGTCGCCGCCGTGTCCGGGCTGCTGGCCTGGTACGGAGCCACCGCGGCACTGGCGCACTGGCCGATGGCGGTGGGCAAGGGCTCGAGGCGCGGCGCGGTCGCCGCAGGCTGA
- a CDS encoding DUF4429 domain-containing protein, protein MAEIIQKDGTWSFDGDTVRIVPGRDKGVGLLRQTLGEVAVPLRALAGISFEPGRKAGRLRLRLRDGADPLLQVTGGRLPDASDPYRLTVETDRTGVAEYFVDEVRGALLLDQVETGPTREYLLPGPAVPITAGAGDGTVAFDGDRVSLEWNWTAEEAKRSGGTRAFRVADLRLVEWSPSKGLTSGWLRFLQAGTAAPASPKYDPFTVELFGFKNDPLMALVAAAVAARMPHPAAAPADPAAPAGALGAGPAARPAGSAEDAAADHDTLLRRLRELGELHQSGILTADEFAAAKQAVLRRF, encoded by the coding sequence ATGGCGGAAATCATCCAGAAGGACGGCACTTGGAGCTTCGACGGGGACACGGTGCGCATCGTGCCGGGCCGCGACAAGGGGGTGGGCCTGCTGCGCCAGACGCTCGGCGAAGTGGCCGTCCCGCTGCGCGCGCTGGCCGGGATCAGCTTCGAACCGGGGCGCAAGGCGGGCCGGTTGCGGCTGCGGCTGCGTGACGGCGCGGACCCGCTGCTCCAGGTGACCGGCGGGCGGCTGCCGGACGCCTCCGACCCGTACCGGCTGACCGTGGAGACGGACCGGACCGGGGTGGCGGAGTACTTCGTGGACGAGGTGCGGGGCGCGCTCCTGCTGGACCAGGTGGAGACCGGGCCCACGCGCGAGTACCTGCTGCCGGGCCCCGCGGTGCCGATCACGGCGGGCGCGGGCGACGGGACCGTGGCCTTCGACGGGGACCGGGTGTCCCTGGAGTGGAACTGGACGGCCGAGGAGGCCAAGCGCTCCGGCGGGACGCGGGCGTTCCGGGTGGCGGACCTGCGGTTGGTGGAGTGGTCCCCGTCCAAGGGGCTGACGAGCGGCTGGCTGCGCTTCCTCCAGGCGGGCACCGCGGCGCCCGCGTCGCCCAAGTACGACCCCTTCACGGTGGAGCTCTTCGGTTTCAAGAACGACCCGCTGATGGCGCTGGTCGCGGCGGCGGTGGCGGCCCGGATGCCCCACCCGGCGGCGGCTCCGGCCGATCCGGCCGCCCCCGCCGGGGCCCTGGGCGCCGGCCCGGCCGCGCGGCCGGCGGGGTCGGCGGAGGATGCCGCGGCGGACCACGACACCCTCCTGCGCCGCCTGCGCGAGCTCGGCGAGCTGCACCAGTCGGGAATCCTCACGGCCGACGAGTTCGCGGCGGCCAAGCAGGCCGTTTTGCGGCGTTTCTGA
- a CDS encoding lysine N(6)-hydroxylase/L-ornithine N(5)-oxygenase family protein gives MPSTVKPRDFIGIGLGPFNLGLACLTAPIDELDGLFIESKPHFEWHAGMFLDGAHLQTPFMSDLVTLADPTSPFSFLNYLKDQDRLYSFYIRENFYPLRAEYNDYCRWAADRLDNVLWSTSVTGVTYDEQAGLYEVRTDKGETHLARRLVLGTGTPPFVPEACAGLGGDFLHNSAYMQNKAELQKKKSITLVGSGQSAAEIYYDLLAEIDVYGYQLNWVTRSPRFFPLEYTKLTLEMTSPEYVDYFHALPEDTRYRLETQQKNLFKGIDGDLINAIFDLLYQKRITMPGPVPTTLLTNTSLNSTAYDTTTGTYTLGLRHEEQERDFSLASEGLVLATGYKYTVPEFLAPVRDRLNFDGRGRLDAARNYSVDSTGRGVYLQNGTTHNHSLTSPDLGMAAYRNAYIIGELLGREYYKVEKSIAFQQFAVPEGMHA, from the coding sequence TTGCCGTCCACCGTTAAGCCCCGTGACTTCATCGGCATCGGCCTCGGTCCCTTCAACCTGGGACTCGCCTGCCTGACCGCGCCGATCGACGAGCTCGACGGCCTGTTCATCGAGTCGAAGCCGCACTTCGAGTGGCACGCCGGAATGTTCCTGGACGGCGCGCACCTGCAGACGCCGTTCATGTCGGACCTGGTCACCCTCGCCGACCCGACCTCGCCGTTCTCCTTCCTGAACTACCTGAAGGACCAGGACCGGCTGTACTCCTTCTACATCCGGGAGAACTTCTACCCCCTGCGGGCCGAGTACAACGACTACTGCCGCTGGGCCGCCGACCGCCTCGACAACGTCCTGTGGTCCACCTCCGTCACCGGGGTCACCTACGACGAGCAGGCCGGTCTCTACGAGGTCCGCACCGACAAGGGCGAGACCCACCTGGCCCGCCGCCTGGTCCTGGGCACCGGCACCCCGCCCTTCGTCCCGGAGGCCTGCGCCGGTCTCGGCGGCGACTTCCTGCACAACTCCGCCTACATGCAGAACAAGGCAGAGCTCCAGAAGAAGAAGTCGATCACCCTGGTCGGCTCGGGCCAGAGCGCCGCCGAGATCTACTACGACCTCCTCGCCGAGATCGACGTGTACGGCTACCAGCTCAACTGGGTCACGCGCTCACCGCGGTTCTTCCCGCTGGAGTACACGAAGCTGACGCTGGAGATGACCTCCCCCGAGTACGTGGACTACTTCCACGCCCTCCCCGAGGACACCCGCTACCGGCTGGAGACCCAGCAGAAGAACCTCTTCAAGGGCATCGACGGCGATCTGATCAACGCCATCTTCGACCTGCTCTACCAGAAGAGGATCACCATGCCGGGCCCGGTCCCCACGACCCTGCTGACGAACACCTCGCTGAACAGCACCGCCTACGACACCACCACGGGCACGTACACCCTGGGCCTTCGCCACGAGGAGCAGGAGCGGGACTTCTCCCTCGCCTCCGAGGGCCTGGTCCTGGCCACCGGCTACAAGTACACGGTCCCGGAGTTCCTCGCCCCCGTGCGCGACCGGCTGAACTTCGACGGCCGAGGCCGGCTGGACGCCGCCCGCAACTACAGCGTCGACAGCACCGGCCGCGGGGTCTACCTCCAGAACGGCACGACCCACAACCACTCCCTCACCTCGCCCGACCTGGGCATGGCCGCGTACCGCAACGCGTACATCATCGGCGAGCTCCTCGGCCGCGAGTACTACAAGGTCGAGAAGTCCATCGCGTTCCAGCAGTTCGCAGTCCCGGAAGGCATGCACGCATGA
- a CDS encoding beta-N-acetylhexosaminidase, producing MRVLRRTLGTLLVLSVLGAAASCTTARGDDASPGDEAPAAALTPFERLLPAPVSARAEGPGYSFGAGTVIRTGPGPDEEVRRLGELLAEQLRGPSGLPLPVVDGAEGDGIRLRVDEEAEGVGDEGYRLQSGPDGITLAARTPAGLFHAGQTLRQLVPVTGPGTVPGGTVSDRPRFAYRGAMIDIARHFFTVEQVKRYVDQLAQYKVNTLHVHLTDDQGWRLAIDSWPRLAEYGGGSEVGGGPGGHWTKDEYRELVAYAGERYVDVVPEIDMPGHTNAALASYAELNCDGKAPARYTGIKVGFSSLCVAKERTYEFIDEVLGELAELTPGRYLHIGGDEAHSTPAADYAAFMDRAQAVVGRYGKTVVAWHQLAAARPAAGAVLQYWGHDRTPAAEKARVVAAAKAGHPLILSPADRLYLDMKYDLATKPGLAWAGFVPVKRSYSWNPGAYLAGLPESAVLGVEAPLWTETIATRADWELMAFPRVLGLAELGWSPAGALDWASYSLRLAAQGPRLDAQDVNYYRAPDVPWS from the coding sequence ATGAGAGTCCTGCGACGCACGCTCGGCACCCTCCTCGTCCTCTCCGTGCTCGGCGCGGCAGCGTCCTGTACGACCGCCCGGGGTGACGACGCCAGCCCCGGCGACGAAGCCCCCGCCGCCGCCCTGACCCCCTTCGAACGGCTCCTGCCGGCGCCCGTCTCCGCACGCGCCGAAGGCCCCGGGTACTCCTTCGGGGCGGGCACGGTCATCCGTACCGGCCCGGGACCCGACGAGGAGGTCCGGCGGCTCGGCGAGCTCCTCGCCGAGCAGCTGCGCGGCCCGAGCGGGCTCCCGCTGCCGGTGGTCGACGGGGCCGAGGGGGACGGGATCCGGCTCCGCGTCGACGAGGAGGCCGAGGGGGTCGGGGACGAGGGGTACCGGCTGCAGTCCGGACCGGACGGGATCACCCTCGCCGCACGGACCCCGGCCGGGCTGTTCCACGCCGGGCAGACGCTGCGGCAGCTGGTACCGGTGACCGGGCCCGGGACGGTGCCCGGCGGGACCGTCTCCGACCGGCCGCGCTTCGCGTACCGGGGCGCGATGATCGACATCGCGCGGCACTTCTTCACGGTGGAGCAGGTGAAGAGGTACGTCGACCAGCTCGCCCAGTACAAGGTCAACACCCTGCACGTGCATCTGACCGACGACCAGGGGTGGCGTCTCGCGATCGACTCCTGGCCGCGGCTGGCGGAGTACGGGGGCGGCAGCGAGGTCGGCGGCGGACCCGGCGGCCACTGGACGAAGGACGAGTACCGGGAGCTCGTCGCGTACGCGGGGGAGCGGTACGTGGACGTGGTCCCGGAGATCGACATGCCGGGGCACACGAACGCGGCGCTCGCCTCGTACGCGGAGCTGAACTGCGACGGGAAGGCCCCGGCGAGGTACACCGGGATCAAGGTGGGCTTCAGCTCGCTGTGCGTCGCCAAGGAGCGGACCTACGAGTTCATCGACGAGGTGCTCGGCGAGCTGGCGGAGCTGACGCCGGGCCGCTACCTGCACATCGGCGGCGACGAGGCGCACTCGACGCCGGCGGCGGACTACGCGGCCTTCATGGACCGGGCGCAGGCGGTGGTGGGCCGGTACGGCAAGACGGTGGTCGCCTGGCACCAGCTCGCGGCGGCGCGGCCGGCGGCGGGGGCGGTGCTGCAGTACTGGGGGCACGACCGGACCCCGGCCGCGGAGAAGGCGCGGGTCGTCGCGGCCGCGAAGGCCGGGCACCCGCTGATCCTGTCGCCGGCGGACCGGCTGTACCTGGACATGAAGTACGACCTGGCGACGAAGCCGGGCCTGGCGTGGGCCGGGTTCGTCCCGGTGAAGAGGTCGTACTCGTGGAACCCGGGGGCCTACCTGGCCGGGCTCCCGGAGTCGGCCGTCCTGGGCGTGGAGGCGCCGCTGTGGACGGAGACGATCGCCACGCGGGCGGACTGGGAGCTGATGGCGTTTCCGCGGGTGCTGGGGCTGGCGGAGCTGGGGTGGTCGCCCGCGGGCGCCCTCGACTGGGCGTCGTACAGCCTGCGCCTGGCCGCGCAGGGGCCGCGTCTGGACGCCCAGGACGTCAACTATTACCGGGCGCCGGACGTGCCCTGGTCTTAG
- a CDS encoding IucA/IucC family protein, whose product MSLADAVSHLSPELWARANRALVRKALAEFSHERLLTPKPLDSGLYSVLSDDSSVEYRFAATHHALDHWSVDESSITRHQDGAELPLDALDFHIELQQSLGLSAEVLPVYLEEISSTLAGSGFKYTKPQISSAVLAKSSFQDIETGMTEGHPCFVANNGRLGFGVHEYLSYAPETASPVHLVWVAARKDVSTFTAGAGLDHDSFMRAELGDETLSAFSAKMTALGLDLADYHLFPVHPWQWWNKTTITFAAEIANRRLVLLGEGTDAYLAQQSIRTFFNTSAPEKHYVKTAISVLNMGFMRGLSAAYMEATPAINDWLHQLIESDSVLQSVDFSIIRERAAIGYHHRQYERATDRYSPYRKMLAALWRESPVNSLQGDERLATMASLLHVDAEGKSFVGALIAESGLTPAEWLRSYLRAYLVPLLHCFYQYDLAYMPHGENTILVIEGGVVKRAIFKDIAEEIVVMDPDAVLPPAVERVRADVPEDMKLLSIFTDVFDCFFRFLGSILTTEGICEEDTFWQAVADCAHEYQDSLPALSDRFERYDLFAEEFQLSCLNRLQLRNNKQMVDLADPSAALQLIGTLKNPVAPFAARR is encoded by the coding sequence ATGAGCCTCGCCGACGCCGTCTCCCACCTCTCCCCCGAGCTGTGGGCCCGCGCCAACCGCGCCCTGGTCCGCAAGGCCCTCGCGGAGTTCTCCCACGAGCGCCTGCTGACGCCGAAGCCGCTGGACTCCGGTCTCTACTCGGTCCTGAGCGACGACTCCTCGGTGGAGTACCGCTTCGCGGCCACGCACCACGCCCTGGACCACTGGTCGGTGGACGAGTCGTCCATCACCCGCCACCAGGACGGTGCCGAGCTTCCGCTGGACGCCCTGGACTTCCACATCGAGCTGCAGCAGTCCCTGGGTCTCAGCGCCGAAGTCCTTCCCGTCTACCTGGAGGAGATCTCCTCCACCCTGGCCGGTTCGGGCTTCAAGTACACGAAGCCGCAGATCTCCTCCGCCGTCCTCGCCAAGTCCTCCTTCCAGGACATCGAGACCGGCATGACCGAGGGCCACCCCTGCTTCGTCGCGAACAACGGCCGCCTCGGCTTCGGCGTGCACGAGTACCTCTCGTACGCCCCGGAGACCGCGAGCCCGGTCCACCTGGTGTGGGTGGCGGCCCGCAAGGACGTCTCCACCTTCACCGCGGGCGCGGGCCTGGACCACGACTCCTTCATGCGCGCCGAGCTGGGCGACGAGACGCTCTCGGCCTTCTCCGCCAAGATGACCGCCCTCGGCCTGGACCTCGCGGACTACCACCTCTTCCCGGTCCACCCCTGGCAGTGGTGGAACAAGACCACGATCACCTTCGCCGCCGAGATCGCCAACCGCCGCCTGGTCCTGCTGGGCGAGGGCACGGACGCGTACCTGGCGCAGCAGTCGATCCGCACCTTCTTCAACACCAGCGCCCCCGAGAAGCACTACGTCAAAACGGCGATCTCGGTGTTGAACATGGGCTTCATGCGGGGCCTGTCGGCCGCGTACATGGAGGCCACCCCGGCCATCAACGACTGGCTCCACCAGCTGATCGAGTCGGACTCCGTGCTGCAGTCCGTCGACTTCTCGATCATCCGCGAGCGCGCGGCGATCGGCTACCACCACCGCCAGTACGAGCGCGCCACCGACCGATACTCCCCGTACCGCAAGATGCTGGCCGCGCTCTGGCGCGAGTCCCCGGTGAACTCCCTCCAGGGCGACGAGCGCCTGGCCACGATGGCCTCGCTCCTCCACGTCGACGCCGAGGGCAAGTCCTTCGTCGGCGCCCTGATCGCGGAATCGGGCCTGACCCCCGCCGAGTGGCTGCGCTCGTACCTGCGGGCCTACCTGGTCCCGCTCCTGCACTGCTTCTACCAGTACGACCTCGCCTACATGCCGCATGGCGAGAACACGATCCTCGTCATCGAGGGCGGCGTGGTGAAGCGGGCGATCTTCAAGGACATCGCCGAGGAGATCGTGGTCATGGACCCGGACGCGGTGCTGCCGCCCGCGGTCGAGCGGGTCCGGGCGGACGTCCCGGAGGACATGAAGCTGCTGTCGATCTTCACGGACGTCTTCGACTGCTTCTTCCGCTTCCTCGGCTCGATCCTGACGACGGAGGGCATCTGCGAGGAGGACACCTTCTGGCAGGCGGTCGCGGACTGCGCCCACGAGTACCAGGACTCCCTGCCGGCCCTGTCGGACCGCTTCGAGCGCTACGACCTGTTCGCCGAGGAGTTCCAGCTCTCCTGCCTCAACCGCCTCCAGCTGCGCAACAACAAGCAGATGGTCGACCTCGCCGACCCCTCCGCCGCACTCCAGCTGATCGGCACCCTCAAGAACCCCGTCGCGCCGTTCGCTGCGCGGCGGTAA